The Pelagicoccus sp. SDUM812003 genome segment CCCCACCGCCCATGCCGAGATGCTCGCCATCACCCAAGCCGCCCGCCACCTCAAGGACTGGCGACTCAACGAGACGACGCTCTACGTGACCAAGGAACCCTGCCCCATGTGCTCCGGCGCCAGCATGATGTCTCGACTCGGACGCGTGGTGTACGCCGTGCCAGACCCCAAAATGGGCGGGCTCGGCGGATTGTACGACGTCAATAGCTACCCTACCATCAACCATAGCCTGAGCGTTGAAATCGGCACCATGCGAGAGGAATGCCTCGAACTGCTGCAGGCCTTCTTCCAGCTCAAGCGCGAGATGAGCAAAGGAACTATTTGACAAAGATTATTCTTTATTTACAAACAAGGGACATTTCCAACACCAACATCAACCAAGATAAGACAATGGCATACCAACTACCAGCACTCGACTACGCTTACGACGCGCTCGAACCCCACTTCGACGCTAAGACGATGGAGATCCACCACTCCAAGCACCACCAAACCTACATCACCAAGGTGAATGCGGCCATTGAAGGCACGAATCTGGAATCCAAGAGCGTCGAAGACCTGATTTCGGATCTGGACGCGGTTCCGGAAAAGATCCGTGGCGCCGTGCGCAACAATGGCGGCGGCCACGCCAACCACAGCTTCTTCTGGAAAATCCTCAGCCCGAGCGGCGGCGGAGCTCCGACCGGCAAGTTGGCTGAAGCCATCAAGTCGGAACTGGGAGGCTTCGACAAGTTCAAGGAAGACTTCGCCGCCGCGGGAGCGAACCGCTTCGGCAGCGGTTGGGCTTGGCTGTGCGTGCGCGACGGAAAGCTTTGCGTCTGCTCGACTCCCAACCAGGACTCTCCGCTCATGGACGGCGGCACGCCCGTGATCGGTCTCGACGTTTGGGAGCATGCCTACTACCTGAAGTACCAGAACAAGCGTCCGGACTACATCTCCGCCTTCTGGAACGTGGTGAACTGGGACGCTGCCAACAAGAACTACGCAGCGGCCCTCTAGAACGACTTTTTCGACGTCTTAAGTTTAATCCGAAAGCCGAGGCGGTCCGCCTCGGCTTTTCGTTTGGGAGAATCGCTAAAAGCGCGATGCGGGTCGGCGACCCGCCCTCGGGCAATGGAGTCGCCTCAACGCGGCGACCCGCCGTACCAGCGCCACCTACGCCTTCGCCCTATTCAGCGATAAAGCTAGGCTGGGAAATCTTGGAGCGTCCGCCGGAAAGATTCGCGCTCTTCAAGCTGAGCGTATCCACAATCTTGAT includes the following:
- the tadA gene encoding tRNA adenosine(34) deaminase TadA, which produces MNNPVKAAPECPFQKRFPSQLQRDDLYFMSLAYNQAIDAWKENEVPIGAVVAYQGEAIAAAHNQVESTKDPTAHAEMLAITQAARHLKDWRLNETTLYVTKEPCPMCSGASMMSRLGRVVYAVPDPKMGGLGGLYDVNSYPTINHSLSVEIGTMREECLELLQAFFQLKREMSKGTI
- a CDS encoding superoxide dismutase, producing MAYQLPALDYAYDALEPHFDAKTMEIHHSKHHQTYITKVNAAIEGTNLESKSVEDLISDLDAVPEKIRGAVRNNGGGHANHSFFWKILSPSGGGAPTGKLAEAIKSELGGFDKFKEDFAAAGANRFGSGWAWLCVRDGKLCVCSTPNQDSPLMDGGTPVIGLDVWEHAYYLKYQNKRPDYISAFWNVVNWDAANKNYAAAL